From the Veillonellales bacterium genome, one window contains:
- a CDS encoding Nif3-like dinuclear metal center hexameric protein has protein sequence MSVKCQVVMDALEKLAPRHLAESWDNVGLLLGSPSQDVHKIMTALDVTEAVVDRAIEDGVDMLVAHHPLIFKAITSIRTDLPLGRLLERLIRAGMAVFAVHTNLDIAADGVNDILARKLQLNAIQPLTVSMTEKLVKFVVYVPFTHSEAVRTAMSQAGAGHIGNYSHCAFQSEGTGTFLPLTGTNPFIGKQGTLERVPEIRLETIMPEKSSNRVIKAVLRAHPYEEVAYDLYPLLNRGTGFGLGRIGELTETVPLNDFALRVKTALDIPFVRVAGQEKQKIKKVAVCGGSGAALIYKAKMAGADVLVTGDVKYHEAQNAQNAGIAVMDAGHFGTERPVISFLAQYLNQWAVQNKWSVDICGDSVCQDVFNVY, from the coding sequence ATGTCTGTAAAGTGTCAGGTTGTAATGGATGCGCTGGAAAAACTGGCGCCTAGACATTTGGCGGAAAGCTGGGATAACGTTGGACTGCTGCTGGGCAGTCCGTCCCAGGATGTTCATAAAATTATGACCGCTTTGGATGTTACCGAAGCTGTAGTTGATCGGGCAATAGAGGATGGTGTCGATATGCTCGTTGCTCATCATCCGCTAATTTTTAAAGCAATAACCTCCATTCGCACCGATTTACCCCTGGGACGGTTATTGGAACGATTAATCCGAGCGGGAATGGCGGTGTTTGCCGTTCATACCAATTTAGATATCGCTGCTGACGGGGTAAATGATATCTTAGCCCGGAAATTGCAGCTAAATGCGATTCAGCCTTTAACGGTCAGCATGACGGAGAAACTGGTTAAATTTGTGGTATATGTTCCTTTTACTCACAGCGAAGCGGTTCGAACCGCCATGAGTCAGGCGGGGGCAGGACATATTGGAAATTACAGTCACTGTGCTTTTCAGTCGGAAGGAACCGGGACTTTTCTGCCGCTTACCGGGACAAATCCTTTTATTGGGAAACAAGGAACACTGGAACGTGTTCCAGAAATCCGTCTGGAAACGATCATGCCTGAGAAGAGCAGCAACCGGGTGATCAAAGCAGTGCTGAGGGCTCACCCCTATGAGGAAGTTGCTTATGATCTTTATCCGCTGCTCAACCGGGGAACTGGTTTTGGCTTAGGCCGGATCGGCGAACTGACAGAAACGGTGCCGCTAAATGATTTTGCTTTACGAGTGAAAACGGCGCTGGACATACCGTTTGTTCGTGTGGCGGGGCAAGAAAAGCAGAAGATTAAAAAAGTAGCTGTTTGCGGCGGAAGCGGCGCAGCACTTATTTATAAAGCAAAAATGGCCGGAGCTGATGTATTGGTTACCGGTGATGTAAAGTATCATGAGGCGCAAAATGCTCAGAATGCAGGGATTGCTGTGATGGATGCCGGGCATTTTGGTACAGAACGGCCGGTGATTTCTTTCCTGGCGCAATATCTGAATCAATGGGCTGTCCAGAATAAATGGAGCGTGGATATTTGCGGGGATTCTGTGTGCCAGGATGTTTTTAACGTGTATTAA
- the dnaG gene encoding DNA primase, which translates to MKDAAFDDFIDRLRSDSDIVRVISDYVPLKKKGKNYWGCCPFHQEKTPSFSVTPDKGFFYCFGCQTGGNVFNFLMKIENIDFLAAVKLLAEKMNIPLPEKEKTAQEREREKEAARLYRVNELARDFFHSCLVKTGYGKAARAYLLSRGISGETVNTFKLGFAPAAWDKLTLALRERGQEEGLLLKAGLAVERSGGDGVYDRFRNRVMFPINDARGRVVGFGGRVLDDGQPKYLNSPETAVFNKRHILYGFDLAYPSIRKQGQAVVVEGYMDAISAHAAGIDNVVASLGTAFTPDQARCIQRHAAEIVFAYDSDAAGQNATLRALTIVRKQGISVRVVSIPGDKDPDEFIRNNGADAFRALLASADALLDYQVKQAFRNIDYSGLEGKVAVVGKVVPALAEADNAVEVDAHIAHIAQTLAIDESAIRSEVHKFLLAAKKDKNVNVGKNITKLALSSQPAAAADQAERTIIRMMCEDNTLIPYIQAQIPLEEIRSAERRGIMKAIFNVYTIGKNIQDTAWAISLSEAANNELSHIMLIDIQCNHDVVNLIEDCIRAVHLANMKVLYEEHRLKADELERMGDSGYLQELAESQRIKHEISKLHYE; encoded by the coding sequence GATTCTTCTATTGTTTTGGTTGCCAAACCGGCGGTAATGTATTTAACTTTCTTATGAAAATTGAAAATATTGATTTTTTGGCCGCAGTCAAACTGCTGGCTGAAAAAATGAATATTCCCTTACCGGAAAAGGAGAAAACAGCACAAGAGCGGGAGCGGGAAAAGGAAGCAGCCAGATTATACCGGGTCAATGAACTGGCGCGCGACTTTTTTCATTCCTGTCTGGTAAAAACCGGCTATGGTAAAGCTGCCCGGGCATACTTATTATCACGCGGCATTTCCGGGGAGACTGTGAATACCTTTAAACTTGGATTCGCCCCGGCTGCCTGGGATAAACTGACGCTTGCCCTTCGGGAGCGCGGCCAGGAGGAAGGGTTGTTGCTGAAAGCCGGTTTGGCTGTAGAACGATCCGGCGGGGATGGTGTTTATGATCGCTTCCGTAACCGGGTTATGTTTCCGATTAATGATGCCAGAGGAAGAGTGGTTGGCTTCGGCGGCAGGGTGCTGGATGACGGGCAGCCGAAATATTTAAACTCGCCGGAAACCGCAGTTTTCAATAAACGTCATATTTTGTATGGATTTGATCTTGCTTATCCATCAATTCGCAAACAGGGGCAGGCAGTTGTGGTAGAGGGCTACATGGATGCGATTAGCGCTCATGCCGCCGGGATAGACAATGTAGTGGCTTCTTTGGGGACTGCTTTTACTCCCGATCAGGCCAGATGTATTCAGCGTCATGCTGCCGAAATCGTTTTTGCTTACGATAGTGATGCTGCCGGGCAGAATGCTACGCTGCGGGCACTGACAATCGTGCGAAAGCAGGGAATTTCCGTCCGTGTCGTTTCTATACCGGGAGATAAGGATCCGGACGAGTTTATTCGCAACAATGGGGCAGATGCATTTCGCGCTTTACTTGCCAGTGCGGATGCCTTGCTGGATTACCAAGTGAAGCAAGCGTTTCGCAATATTGATTATTCCGGGCTTGAAGGGAAAGTAGCAGTAGTGGGCAAAGTCGTTCCAGCCTTGGCGGAGGCGGATAACGCCGTAGAAGTGGACGCTCATATTGCTCATATAGCGCAGACATTGGCAATTGATGAGAGCGCCATACGTAGCGAGGTTCATAAATTTTTACTAGCGGCTAAAAAGGATAAAAATGTAAATGTAGGGAAGAATATTACGAAACTGGCGTTGTCCAGCCAACCGGCTGCTGCTGCTGATCAGGCGGAGCGAACGATTATCCGGATGATGTGCGAGGATAATACACTGATTCCCTATATACAGGCACAAATTCCTTTGGAAGAAATCCGCAGTGCTGAGCGCCGGGGCATAATGAAAGCTATTTTTAATGTGTATACTATAGGAAAAAATATTCAGGATACTGCCTGGGCGATTTCTTTAAGTGAAGCAGCCAATAATGAATTATCGCATATTATGTTGATCGATATACAGTGTAATCATGATGTTGTAAATCTGATCGAGGATTGTATTCGGGCTGTTCATTTGGCTAATATGAAAGTGCTGTATGAAGAGCATCGTTTAAAAGCGGATGAATTAGAACGTATGGGGGATAGTGGCTATCTGCAGGAATTAGCGGAAAGTCAGCGAATTAAACATGAAATTAGCAAATTACATTATGAATAA
- the rpoD gene encoding RNA polymerase sigma factor RpoD, giving the protein MTEKKGISNAHVAELLHKGEKRGGVLTYGEIMDTLQGEDLSPDEIDDMYEIFTNKGIEIVDEIPEAETLDDHDVSEMEEAAPEEADVDLTIPEGISIDDPVRMYLKEIGRVPLLTADEEIQLAKRMEQGDEEAKRRLAEANLRLVVSIAKRYVGRGMLFLDLIQEGNLGLIKAVEKFDYSKGYKFSTYATWWIRQAITRAIADQARTIRIPVHMVETINKLIRVSRQLLQELGREPLPEEIAEEMEVTVERVREIMKIAQEPVSLETPIGEEEDSHLGDFIEDQDAPAPAEAASFMLLKEQLEEVLETLTPREEKVLRLRFGLDDGRARTLEEVGQHFGVTRERIRQIEAKALRKLRHPSRSKKLKDFLE; this is encoded by the coding sequence ATGACTGAGAAAAAAGGCATATCAAATGCGCATGTTGCTGAATTGCTGCATAAAGGGGAAAAACGTGGTGGCGTACTGACGTATGGTGAAATCATGGACACTCTCCAAGGCGAAGATTTATCTCCGGATGAAATTGATGATATGTATGAAATTTTTACCAACAAGGGGATTGAAATTGTTGATGAGATTCCCGAAGCGGAAACACTAGACGACCACGATGTGTCAGAAATGGAAGAAGCCGCTCCGGAAGAAGCGGACGTAGATTTGACGATTCCGGAAGGCATTAGTATTGATGATCCGGTGCGGATGTATTTAAAAGAAATCGGCCGGGTGCCCCTGTTGACGGCAGATGAGGAAATTCAGCTGGCCAAGCGTATGGAACAGGGTGATGAAGAAGCTAAACGGCGTCTGGCAGAGGCTAATTTGCGTTTGGTAGTGAGTATTGCAAAACGGTATGTTGGTCGTGGCATGTTGTTTCTGGATCTTATTCAGGAAGGCAACCTGGGATTGATTAAGGCAGTGGAAAAATTTGATTATAGTAAGGGATATAAATTTAGTACTTACGCTACTTGGTGGATTCGTCAGGCAATTACCCGGGCGATTGCCGATCAAGCCCGGACTATCCGGATACCTGTGCATATGGTGGAAACGATTAACAAGCTGATTCGGGTTTCCCGGCAGTTGTTGCAGGAATTGGGGCGGGAGCCGTTGCCGGAAGAGATTGCCGAGGAAATGGAAGTGACGGTGGAACGGGTGCGGGAAATCATGAAGATTGCCCAGGAGCCGGTATCCCTGGAAACGCCGATTGGCGAAGAAGAGGATTCTCATCTTGGTGATTTTATTGAGGATCAGGATGCGCCGGCACCGGCCGAAGCTGCATCGTTTATGCTGCTAAAGGAACAGCTGGAAGAAGTTTTGGAAACACTGACGCCGCGGGAAGAAAAAGTATTACGGCTGCGGTTCGGTTTGGATGATGGCCGGGCACGTACTTTGGAAGAAGTAGGTCAGCATTTCGGTGTTACCCGTGAACGGATTCGGCAAATTGAGGCCAAGGCGCTGAGAAAGCTGCGCCATCCCAGCCGCAGTAAAAAGCTCAAAGACTTTTTAGAATAA
- a CDS encoding class I SAM-dependent methyltransferase, whose amino-acid sequence MRLRERLNAIAALVPKGARLADIGTDHAYLPITLIQKQQISWAIAGEVHAGPYQSAKETIERLGLQEKIMLRLGDGLSVVTPGEVDTAVIAGMGGTTIVAILSGQLSVARSLNRLILQPMIGAAAVRRWLLANGWCICEESLVVEESRLYEMIAAEPGTSPVIEPILYEVGPILWQKRPPLLAAHIEQLISRTNRILQAMSAGGNAKNSPRYYELVAKVQQLEAKQACL is encoded by the coding sequence TTGCGACTCCGAGAGCGTTTGAATGCAATCGCTGCCTTGGTGCCTAAGGGAGCCCGGCTGGCGGATATCGGTACAGATCATGCTTATCTGCCGATTACTCTGATCCAAAAACAGCAGATTTCCTGGGCAATAGCCGGCGAGGTTCATGCGGGACCTTACCAATCCGCTAAGGAAACGATTGAACGTCTGGGATTACAAGAAAAAATTATGCTGCGATTGGGCGACGGGCTATCGGTCGTCACTCCCGGTGAAGTGGATACGGCAGTTATCGCCGGTATGGGGGGGACAACTATCGTAGCTATACTGTCCGGTCAGTTATCGGTTGCTCGATCCCTGAATCGCCTTATTCTGCAGCCGATGATTGGGGCAGCAGCCGTACGTCGCTGGCTGTTAGCGAACGGTTGGTGTATTTGTGAAGAGTCCCTGGTTGTGGAAGAGTCGAGACTTTATGAAATGATTGCCGCAGAACCGGGAACTTCTCCGGTTATTGAGCCGATTTTGTATGAAGTCGGGCCGATTTTGTGGCAAAAACGGCCGCCTTTATTGGCTGCGCATATTGAACAGCTGATTTCCCGGACTAACCGGATTTTGCAGGCTATGTCTGCCGGCGGCAATGCCAAAAATTCACCGCGCTATTACGAATTGGTTGCAAAAGTTCAACAGTTGGAGGCTAAACAAGCATGTCTGTAA